From Pan troglodytes isolate AG18354 chromosome 9, NHGRI_mPanTro3-v2.0_pri, whole genome shotgun sequence, the proteins below share one genomic window:
- the OR4X2 gene encoding olfactory receptor 4X2: protein MTEFIFLGLSPNQEVQRVCFVIFLFLYTAIVLGNFLIVLTVMTSRSLGSPIYFFLSYLSFMEICYSSATAPKLISDLLAERKVISWWGCMAQLFFLHFFGGTEIFLLTVMAYDHYVAICKPLSYTTIMNWQVCTVLVGIAWVGGFMHSFAQILLIFHLLFCGPNVINHYFCDLVPLLKLACSDTFLIGLLIVANGGTLSVISFGVLLASYMVILLHLRTWSSEGWCKALSTCGSHFAVVILFFGPCVFNSLRPSTTLPIDKMVAVFYTVITPILNPVVYSLRNAEMRKAMKRLWIRTLRLNEK, encoded by the coding sequence ATGACTGAATTCATTTTTCTGGGACTTTCTCCCAACCAGGAGGTGCAGAGGGTTTGCTTTGTGATATTTCTGTTCTTGTACACAGCAATTGTGCTGGGGAATTTCCTCATTGTGCTCACTGTCATGACCAGCAGAAGCCTTGGTTCCCCCATATACTTCTTCCTCAGCTACCTCTCCTTCATGGAGATCTGCTACTCCTCCGCTACAGCCCCCAAACTCATCTCAGATCTGCTGGCTGAAAGGAAAGTCATATCTTGGTGGGGCTGCATGGCGCAGCTTTTCTTCTTGCACTTCTTTGGTGGCACTGAGATTTTCCTGCTCACTGTGATGGCCTATGACCActatgtggccatctgcaagccccTCAGCTACACCACCATCATGAACTGGCAGGTGTGTACTGTCCTTGTAGGAATAGCATGGGTGGGAGGCTTCATGCATTCCTTTGCACAAATCCTTCTCATCTTCCACTTGCTCTTCTGTGGCCCCAATGTGATCAATCACTATTTCTGTGACCTAGTTCCCCTTCTCAAACTTGCCTGCTCTGACACCTTCCTCATTGGTCTGCTGATTGTTGCCAATGGAGGCACCCTGTCTGTGATCAGTTTTGGGGTCCTCTTAGCATCCTATATGGTCATCTTGCTCCATCTGAGAACCTGGAGCTCTGAAGGGTGGTGCAAAGCCCTCTCCACCTGTGGGTCCCATTTCGCTGTGGTTATCTTGTTCTTTGGGCCCTGCGTCTTCAACTCTCTGAGGCCTTCTACCACTCTGCCCATAGACAAGATGGTGGCTGTGTTCTACACAGTAATAACCCCGATCCTGAACCCTGTCGTCTACTCTCTGAGAAATGCTGAAATGAGGAAGGCCATGAAGAGGCTGTGGATTAGGACACTGAGACTAAATGAGAAATAG